The proteins below come from a single Ostrinia nubilalis chromosome Z, ilOstNubi1.1, whole genome shotgun sequence genomic window:
- the LOC135086661 gene encoding uncharacterized protein LOC135086661 isoform X1, which produces MIPPPVELSFDEILKFMLAHNGKVTNHELVKHFKVFLKNPDMRDEARNTFKKHVNTIAVIKNQNNEKWLILKKKYMPGDSKMSDEPKDDMKTEEPSVSTIQDESVSMESNIQPPYRPPPPVQLNQDFNILANIIQDRNEVVLRNTPMDITPTESKDNLTSPVDDVPPKVHPRKKSLDTKVVTEKRSSIGQIGQRSSIPNQENVEVEEPLLPTLSSSRSESMLVDNEQKISVKERKQMFNRMASESDVLRSNKLGSMSPQQGVDEEDRVSLDQKSETDPLDSKQKQWILCAAKGEYHALAKMCKENVKVVKTKDPFTVSYCTVMH; this is translated from the exons ATGATTCCACCACCAGTTGAATTAAGTTTTGACGAGATTTTGAAGTTCATGTTGGCACATAATGGCAAAGTTACAAACCATGAGTTAGTGAAACATTTCAAAGTGTTCCTCAAAAACCCTGATATGAGAG atgAAGCTAGAAACACTTTCAAAAAACATGTCAATACCATTGCTGTGATAAAAAACCAGAATAATGAAAAATGGTTGATATTGAAGAAAAAGTATATGCCAGGTGACAGTAAAATGTCAGACGAACCAAAAGATGATATGAAAACTGAAGAACCCAGTGTCAGCACAATTCAAGACGAGTCCGTTTCTATGGAAAGCAACATTCAACCTCCATACCGACCCCCACCACCTGTGCAACTGAACCAAGATTTCAACATATTAGCTAACATCATACAAGATAGAAATGAAGTAGTATTAAGAAATACTCCGATGGACATAACACCAACTGAGTCCAAAGACAATTTGACTAGTCCTGTTGACGATGTGCCTCCAAAGGTGCATCCACGTAAAAAGTCATTGGATACCAAAGTTGTTACCGAGAAACGTTCCAGTATTGGGCAGATTGGACAGCGGTCCTCAATACCTAATCAGGAGAATGTTGAAGTTGAAGAACCTTTACTGCCAACTTTGTCATCGTCGAGGAGTGAAAGTATGTTGGTGGATAATGAACAGAAGATTTCAGTCAAGGAAAGGAAGCAGATGTTCAATAGGATGGCATCGGAGAGTGATGTGCTGAGATCCAATAAGCTGGGAAGCATGAGCCCTCag CAGGGTGTGGACGAGGAAGATCGAGTATCG ttgGACCAGAAAAGCGAAACGGACCCATTAGATTCTAAGCAGAAGCAGTGGATACTGTGCGCCGCCAAAGGGGAATATCACGCCCTAGCGAAAATGTGCAAAGAAAACGTGAAAGTTGTGAAGACAAAG
- the LOC135086661 gene encoding uncharacterized protein LOC135086661 isoform X2: MIPPPVELSFDEILKFMLAHNGKVTNHELVKHFKVFLKNPDMRDEARNTFKKHVNTIAVIKNQNNEKWLILKKKYMPGDSKMSDEPKDDMKTEEPSVSTIQDESVSMESNIQPPYRPPPPVQLNQDFNILANIIQDRNEVVLRNTPMDITPTESKDNLTSPVDDVPPKVHPRKKSLDTKVVTEKRSSIGQIGQRSSIPNQENVEVEEPLLPTLSSSRSESMLVDNEQKISVKERKQMFNRMASESDVLRSNKLGSMSPQGVDEEDRVSLDQKSETDPLDSKQKQWILCAAKGEYHALAKMCKENVKVVKTKDPFTVSYCTVMH; this comes from the exons ATGATTCCACCACCAGTTGAATTAAGTTTTGACGAGATTTTGAAGTTCATGTTGGCACATAATGGCAAAGTTACAAACCATGAGTTAGTGAAACATTTCAAAGTGTTCCTCAAAAACCCTGATATGAGAG atgAAGCTAGAAACACTTTCAAAAAACATGTCAATACCATTGCTGTGATAAAAAACCAGAATAATGAAAAATGGTTGATATTGAAGAAAAAGTATATGCCAGGTGACAGTAAAATGTCAGACGAACCAAAAGATGATATGAAAACTGAAGAACCCAGTGTCAGCACAATTCAAGACGAGTCCGTTTCTATGGAAAGCAACATTCAACCTCCATACCGACCCCCACCACCTGTGCAACTGAACCAAGATTTCAACATATTAGCTAACATCATACAAGATAGAAATGAAGTAGTATTAAGAAATACTCCGATGGACATAACACCAACTGAGTCCAAAGACAATTTGACTAGTCCTGTTGACGATGTGCCTCCAAAGGTGCATCCACGTAAAAAGTCATTGGATACCAAAGTTGTTACCGAGAAACGTTCCAGTATTGGGCAGATTGGACAGCGGTCCTCAATACCTAATCAGGAGAATGTTGAAGTTGAAGAACCTTTACTGCCAACTTTGTCATCGTCGAGGAGTGAAAGTATGTTGGTGGATAATGAACAGAAGATTTCAGTCAAGGAAAGGAAGCAGATGTTCAATAGGATGGCATCGGAGAGTGATGTGCTGAGATCCAATAAGCTGGGAAGCATGAGCCCTCag GGTGTGGACGAGGAAGATCGAGTATCG ttgGACCAGAAAAGCGAAACGGACCCATTAGATTCTAAGCAGAAGCAGTGGATACTGTGCGCCGCCAAAGGGGAATATCACGCCCTAGCGAAAATGTGCAAAGAAAACGTGAAAGTTGTGAAGACAAAG